A single Leptolyngbya ohadii IS1 DNA region contains:
- a CDS encoding Dps family protein, with protein sequence MVTIASVVQPFSEVRDNPVLLEKNVTAAICEGLNIVLASFQALYLQYQKHHFVVEGAEFYSVHKFFDESYGAVQGYVHDIGERLNGLGGVPAASFTKLAELCCFTPEPDGIFSCRDMVRHDLEAEQAIIRVIRQQAAQAESLGDRATRLLYEQILMQTEDRAFHLDHFLAQDSLTPAFTMANAN encoded by the coding sequence ATGGTAACTATCGCATCAGTAGTTCAGCCCTTTAGCGAAGTGCGCGATAATCCGGTGCTGCTGGAAAAGAACGTTACCGCAGCCATTTGCGAAGGACTTAATATTGTTTTAGCAAGCTTCCAGGCACTCTATTTGCAGTATCAAAAGCATCATTTTGTGGTGGAAGGGGCAGAGTTTTATTCTGTTCACAAATTCTTTGATGAGTCTTATGGTGCCGTGCAGGGCTATGTTCACGATATCGGAGAGCGGCTGAATGGTTTAGGCGGCGTCCCGGCAGCAAGCTTTACCAAACTGGCAGAACTCTGCTGCTTTACCCCAGAGCCAGACGGGATTTTCTCCTGTCGCGATATGGTGCGGCATGATCTGGAAGCAGAGCAGGCAATTATTCGCGTCATCCGACAGCAGGCAGCTCAAGCAGAAAGCTTGGGCGATCGCGCCACCAGATTGCTTTACGAGCAAATTTTAATGCAAACGGAAGACCGCGCCTTCCATCTGGATCATTTCCTGGCACAGGATAGTTTAACGCCAGCCTTTACGATGGCAAATGCTAACTAG
- a CDS encoding bestrophin family protein, producing the protein MGKVQQSQQTWFHLALRLKGSVIPAVLPRTLVCGAFSIAVVLLDHLGYPVSLPVLAGVIPNVVLGLMLVFRTNTAYERFWEGRKLWGNLVNATRNLARQIWVSVIEKDLQDRQHKEIILSLLAAFSVAMKRHLRQESVNEELEKLMPHAEYATLKTLHNPPLEIAFWIQDYLQHQYQRDCLNIYQFSQMERSLNAMVDCLGGCERILKTPMPLAYAIHLKQVLLIYGLTLPFQFVAELHGWTVAIVILISFIMFGIEEIGIEIENPFGHDPNDLPLDTICAAIQQNIQELMLLEPNSNLRRQGNYYVSKAGIEQS; encoded by the coding sequence ATGGGTAAAGTTCAGCAATCTCAGCAGACCTGGTTTCACCTTGCTTTACGGCTTAAAGGGTCAGTGATTCCGGCGGTTTTGCCGCGCACGTTAGTCTGTGGAGCATTTTCGATCGCGGTTGTGCTGCTGGATCATCTGGGCTACCCCGTTTCATTGCCTGTGCTGGCAGGGGTGATTCCAAATGTGGTGCTGGGACTGATGCTGGTGTTTCGGACAAATACAGCATACGAGCGGTTCTGGGAGGGGCGGAAGCTGTGGGGCAATCTGGTGAACGCCACCCGAAATCTGGCACGGCAAATTTGGGTTTCGGTTATTGAAAAAGATCTGCAAGATCGGCAGCACAAGGAAATTATTTTGTCATTGCTGGCGGCATTTTCTGTAGCAATGAAGCGGCATTTGCGGCAGGAATCGGTCAATGAGGAGCTGGAGAAACTTATGCCCCATGCCGAATACGCCACGCTCAAAACTCTGCATAATCCGCCGCTGGAAATTGCTTTCTGGATTCAAGACTATTTACAGCACCAATATCAGCGAGATTGCCTGAATATCTATCAGTTTTCTCAGATGGAGCGATCGCTCAACGCAATGGTGGACTGTTTGGGCGGCTGCGAACGCATTCTCAAAACACCGATGCCGCTGGCTTACGCGATTCACCTCAAGCAGGTTTTGCTGATTTACGGGCTGACGCTGCCGTTTCAGTTTGTGGCGGAACTGCATGGCTGGACGGTGGCGATCGTCATTCTCATCAGCTTTATCATGTTTGGGATTGAGGAAATTGGCATCGAGATCGAGAATCCCTTTGGGCACGACCCGAACGATTTGCCCCTGGATACGATCTGTGCCGCAATTCAGCAAAATATTCAGGAACTCATGCTGCTGGAACCAAACAGTAACCTGCGGCGGCAGGGCAATTATTATGTGAGCAAAGCGGGAATAGAGCAAAGCTAG
- the carA gene encoding glutamine-hydrolyzing carbamoyl-phosphate synthase small subunit, with the protein MLFSDAKPALLVLADGTSFQGWSFGATGTTIGEVVFNTGMTGYQEVLTDPSYEGQIVTFTYPELGNTGVNPDDEESTRPHVRGVIAKNICYRPSNWRSTESLPDYMKRNHLIGIYGIDTRALTRKIRSTGAMNGAISTEVLDPADLLLQVQEAPSMAGLNLVREVTTQKVYEWADPTESSWEYRLTLDSATGEQLTVVAIDFGIKRNILRRLASYGCRVVVVPANTPPEEILKLNPDGIFLSNGPGDPSAVTEGIETAKALLEAQKPMFGICMGHQILGLSLGGETFKLKFGHRGLNQPCGLQQRVEITSQNHGFAIDADSLPNADVEITHLNLNDRTVAGLRHKSLPLFSVQYHPEASPGPHDADYLFDRFVQSMREHRQTSSPQQV; encoded by the coding sequence ATGCTCTTTTCAGATGCCAAACCTGCCCTCCTCGTCCTTGCCGATGGCACCAGCTTTCAGGGATGGTCGTTTGGGGCGACCGGAACGACGATCGGCGAAGTCGTCTTCAACACGGGCATGACCGGATATCAGGAAGTGCTGACCGACCCCAGCTACGAGGGGCAGATTGTCACCTTTACCTATCCAGAGCTAGGCAATACGGGTGTGAATCCCGACGACGAAGAATCGACCCGTCCCCACGTGCGCGGCGTGATTGCCAAAAATATCTGCTACCGTCCGAGCAACTGGCGATCGACCGAATCCCTGCCGGACTACATGAAGCGAAATCATCTGATTGGCATCTACGGCATTGATACCCGTGCCCTGACGCGCAAAATTCGATCGACCGGAGCCATGAACGGCGCAATCTCCACGGAAGTTCTCGATCCGGCGGATCTGCTGCTTCAGGTACAGGAAGCTCCCAGCATGGCGGGCTTAAATCTGGTGCGGGAAGTGACCACACAAAAGGTCTACGAATGGGCAGACCCCACCGAATCCTCCTGGGAGTATCGCCTGACCCTGGATAGTGCGACGGGAGAACAGCTAACTGTTGTGGCGATCGACTTTGGCATCAAGCGCAATATTCTGCGGCGGCTGGCAAGCTACGGCTGTCGGGTCGTTGTCGTTCCGGCAAATACGCCACCAGAGGAGATTCTGAAGCTTAACCCAGACGGCATTTTCCTGTCTAACGGACCCGGCGATCCCTCGGCAGTGACGGAAGGTATTGAGACGGCAAAGGCGTTGCTGGAAGCACAGAAGCCCATGTTTGGCATCTGTATGGGACACCAGATTCTCGGTTTATCCCTGGGCGGCGAGACCTTTAAGCTCAAGTTTGGACATCGCGGCTTGAATCAGCCCTGCGGTTTGCAGCAGCGAGTTGAAATTACCAGCCAGAACCACGGATTTGCGATCGACGCCGATTCCCTGCCCAACGCAGACGTGGAGATCACCCACCTGAATTTGAACGATCGCACGGTTGCCGGACTGCGCCATAAGTCCCTGCCCCTGTTCTCGGTGCAGTATCACCCGGAAGCCAGCCCTGGACCCCATGACGCGGACTACTTGTTCGATCGATTTGTGCAGTCGATGCGCGAACACCGTCAGACCAGTTCCCCCCAGCAGGTGTAA
- a CDS encoding alpha-amylase produces the protein MSEPNGVMMQYFHWYVPSDGSLWKELEKNSADLANAGITSLWLPPAYKGHAGVEDPGYGAYDLFDLGEFDQKGTVRTKYGTKDEYLKAIKAAQKSGLRVYADVVFNHKMGADKQEEVEATPFHPEDRYAPIGDYQKIKAWTHFTFPGRRDKYSSMKWHWWHFDAIDYNSWNAHEQAIYLLQGKQFDDNVDLEKGTYDYLMGCDLDMEHPEVRGELKYWGEWLMDLTDVDGFRFDAVKHVSAEFFHEWFEHMRHYAQRDLFAVGEYWSYEVEALHYFISLTQGKVALFDAPLHYNFHAASRSGEHYDMRQIFDNTLVQQQPSLAVTLVDNHDSQPLQSLESVVESWFKPLAYSLILLRREGYPCLFYADYYGAHYRDHGNDGNEHEIWLDCHRWIIDKFLWARRNFSYGDQYDYFDHPNVIGWTRLGNEDHPGGMAVVLSNGAGGSKWMEVGQPNRTYIDITEHIQEPITTDEHGWGEFRCNGGSVSVWVPADAL, from the coding sequence ATGTCTGAACCCAACGGTGTTATGATGCAATACTTCCACTGGTACGTGCCGAGCGACGGCAGCCTGTGGAAAGAGCTGGAGAAGAATTCAGCGGATCTGGCAAATGCGGGAATTACATCTCTCTGGTTGCCGCCAGCTTATAAGGGTCATGCAGGCGTCGAAGATCCGGGATACGGCGCGTATGATTTATTCGACTTAGGCGAATTTGATCAGAAGGGAACGGTTCGGACAAAATACGGCACGAAAGATGAATACTTAAAGGCGATTAAAGCGGCTCAAAAATCCGGGCTGCGGGTCTATGCTGATGTGGTGTTTAACCACAAAATGGGTGCGGATAAGCAGGAAGAAGTTGAAGCAACCCCCTTCCATCCCGAAGATCGCTATGCACCGATCGGGGACTATCAAAAAATTAAAGCCTGGACACACTTCACCTTCCCAGGACGACGCGACAAATATTCCAGCATGAAGTGGCACTGGTGGCATTTTGATGCGATCGACTACAACTCCTGGAACGCGCATGAGCAGGCAATTTATTTGCTTCAGGGCAAACAGTTTGACGATAACGTAGACCTGGAAAAGGGAACCTACGACTATCTGATGGGCTGTGACCTGGATATGGAACACCCGGAAGTTCGCGGCGAACTCAAATATTGGGGCGAGTGGCTGATGGATCTGACGGACGTGGACGGATTCCGCTTCGATGCCGTCAAGCACGTCTCCGCCGAGTTCTTCCATGAGTGGTTTGAGCATATGCGCCACTATGCCCAGCGGGATTTGTTTGCGGTGGGCGAGTACTGGTCTTACGAAGTCGAGGCACTGCACTACTTCATTTCCCTGACTCAGGGCAAAGTTGCGCTGTTCGATGCGCCGCTGCACTACAACTTTCATGCGGCAAGTCGATCGGGCGAACACTACGATATGCGCCAAATTTTCGACAATACGCTGGTGCAGCAGCAGCCCAGTCTTGCCGTCACCCTGGTAGACAATCACGACTCCCAGCCGCTTCAGTCCCTCGAATCCGTGGTGGAGTCCTGGTTTAAGCCTCTGGCATACTCGCTGATTTTGCTGCGGCGGGAGGGCTATCCCTGCCTTTTCTACGCAGACTACTACGGGGCACACTATCGCGACCACGGCAACGACGGCAATGAACACGAAATCTGGCTCGACTGTCACCGCTGGATCATCGATAAGTTCCTCTGGGCGCGGCGCAATTTTTCCTATGGGGATCAATACGACTACTTCGATCATCCCAACGTCATCGGCTGGACGCGCTTGGGCAACGAGGATCATCCGGGCGGAATGGCAGTCGTCCTCAGCAACGGTGCAGGCGGCAGCAAATGGATGGAAGTGGGACAACCCAACCGCACCTACATCGACATTACTGAACACATTCAGGAACCCATCACAACAGATGAGCATGGCTGGGGTGAGTTTCGCTGCAATGGCGGATCGGTTTCCGTCTGGGTGCCAGCGGATGCACTCTAG
- a CDS encoding glycosyltransferase family 39 protein — MKAAFEHGWQHLWLLMGVTALGLVLRLIGLADKPLWTDEFSTIVFSLGNSFLTVPIDQVINANQLLEPLRPRAGVGIDQVVQSLFSESNHPPLYFMLSHFWLKLFPPNSLGVVSAWAARSLAVLFGVAAIPLSYCLGWLAFRSRAVSHLAAGLMAVSPFAIYLSQEARHYTLPILWIIASLCCLMVAARTIRDRTPLPGWICWVWILVNGLGIATHYFFAFTLAAEAVVVACLGLIQSWRERGIWHSSTHWLRIWAVAAGTAVAGLVWFPVLLNTQDSELTRWIYRGGRDGISWLDPILQAVAGWISMIYLLPIQADSEAIALLSGIGLVLLTLWTLPKLFWGLKVQWMNRDPRLAVMVLGSFVGSAILVFFSVSYFFGADLTGAFRYNFAYFPGVIVLLAAGLGAGWNVIRRIAWSPADQVPIALLKLMRVSGRRTILLIGLLSLLGGLTVVSNLGYQKVHRPDVVAREILAQSSERILIAIPHRTHGQTGRMMGIALELERILDSFRDRGSDVPMLDIKFLLAQDTQRSSEPIEETLNNALNELTKPRQSSSPDGGVDLWLINFHEVDPQPLEAILRQQRCAAQTDSESVDGYRYRMYRCRGRIKRP; from the coding sequence GTGAAAGCGGCATTTGAGCATGGTTGGCAGCATCTCTGGCTTCTGATGGGTGTGACCGCCCTGGGGCTGGTTTTACGCCTGATTGGACTTGCCGACAAGCCGTTGTGGACGGACGAATTTTCTACCATTGTTTTCAGCCTGGGCAACAGTTTTTTAACCGTGCCGATCGATCAGGTGATTAATGCCAATCAGCTTTTAGAGCCGCTGCGTCCCCGTGCGGGGGTGGGGATCGATCAAGTGGTGCAATCGCTGTTCTCCGAAAGCAATCATCCGCCCCTCTATTTCATGCTGAGCCATTTTTGGCTAAAGCTGTTTCCCCCCAATTCTCTGGGTGTCGTTTCTGCCTGGGCGGCACGATCGCTGGCGGTACTGTTTGGCGTAGCAGCAATTCCGTTAAGCTACTGTCTGGGGTGGCTGGCGTTTCGATCGCGGGCGGTTTCCCATTTAGCCGCTGGACTGATGGCGGTTTCGCCGTTTGCGATCTATTTATCCCAGGAAGCGCGACACTACACCTTACCGATTCTCTGGATTATTGCCTCGCTTTGCTGTCTGATGGTGGCGGCTCGTACCATTCGCGATCGGACTCCTTTACCAGGCTGGATCTGCTGGGTCTGGATACTGGTGAACGGGCTGGGCATTGCAACCCACTACTTTTTTGCCTTCACACTGGCGGCGGAAGCGGTGGTTGTTGCCTGTCTGGGGCTGATCCAAAGCTGGCGCGAAAGGGGAATTTGGCATTCTTCGACTCACTGGCTGCGGATCTGGGCCGTGGCAGCTGGTACTGCGGTTGCGGGATTGGTCTGGTTTCCGGTACTGCTCAATACGCAGGATAGTGAGCTGACCCGCTGGATCTATCGAGGTGGACGAGACGGAATTTCCTGGCTTGATCCGATCCTTCAGGCAGTGGCAGGCTGGATTTCCATGATCTATCTGCTGCCCATTCAAGCGGATTCTGAGGCGATCGCCCTGCTGTCCGGGATTGGTCTGGTGCTGTTGACCCTCTGGACGCTGCCCAAACTGTTTTGGGGGCTAAAGGTGCAGTGGATGAACCGCGATCCTCGGCTGGCTGTCATGGTGTTGGGCAGTTTTGTAGGCAGTGCCATTCTGGTCTTTTTCAGCGTCAGCTATTTCTTCGGTGCCGATCTGACAGGGGCATTTCGCTATAACTTCGCCTATTTTCCGGGGGTGATCGTGCTGCTGGCGGCGGGACTGGGAGCAGGCTGGAATGTTATCCGTCGAATTGCCTGGAGTCCGGCGGATCAGGTGCCGATCGCCCTATTGAAGCTGATGCGCGTCAGCGGACGCAGAACGATTTTGCTGATTGGACTGCTGAGCCTCCTGGGGGGGCTGACCGTGGTCTCGAATCTGGGCTATCAGAAAGTGCATCGCCCGGATGTCGTTGCCAGGGAGATTCTCGCGCAGTCCTCTGAAAGGATTCTGATTGCCATTCCCCACCGCACCCACGGTCAAACGGGTCGAATGATGGGCATTGCACTGGAACTGGAACGCATCCTTGACTCTTTCCGCGATCGGGGGTCGGATGTGCCCATGCTGGACATAAAATTTCTGCTGGCACAAGATACCCAGCGCAGTTCGGAGCCGATCGAGGAAACGCTGAACAACGCCCTGAACGAACTCACCAAGCCGAGGCAAAGCAGTTCCCCCGATGGGGGAGTCGATCTCTGGCTGATCAATTTCCATGAGGTTGACCCGCAGCCACTAGAGGCTATCCTGAGGCAACAGCGCTGTGCCGCACAGACCGATTCGGAATCCGTGGATGGATATCGCTACCGAATGTACCGCTGTCGAGGCAGAATTAAGCGCCCCTAG
- a CDS encoding aminotransferase class V-fold PLP-dependent enzyme, with product MTADFPPVNDSPWRDLWSLDPQITFLNHGSFGACPIAVLKQQQIVRQQLEAEPLRFFEDAYEPLLDRSRLALSKRIGASPEELAFVSNATTGINTVLRSLSFRAGDELLTTNHEYNACRNALDFVAATWGAKVVVAEIPFPLDSDESFGASSAEQMTQQISEQMTAAVMARLTERTRLVLVDHVTSQTGLIFPIRSLAQQLRALGIDLLVDGAHAPGMVPLNLKELGVTYYTGNCHKWLCAPKGAAFLYVRAEKQSLIRPLVISHGANSVRTDRSRFHLEFDWTGTADPTPYCCVADAIEFFNSLVPQGWNGVMAHNHQMVIQARQILCDALRVSSPCPESLLGSMASIPLPKGFAPELQRQLFDRFGIEVPLIPWQTYSGQNKSQYGDRLVRISAQLYNSLADYHRLAEALLTLLAEANRSSVQLAQGIDLEN from the coding sequence ATGACGGCAGACTTTCCTCCCGTAAACGATTCGCCCTGGCGGGATCTCTGGTCGCTTGACCCCCAAATTACGTTTCTCAATCACGGTTCCTTTGGAGCCTGCCCGATCGCCGTTCTAAAACAGCAGCAGATTGTGCGGCAGCAGCTAGAGGCAGAGCCATTGCGCTTTTTTGAGGATGCCTACGAGCCGTTGCTCGATCGATCGCGCCTGGCGCTCTCAAAGCGAATTGGGGCATCGCCGGAGGAATTAGCCTTTGTTTCTAATGCGACAACGGGCATTAATACGGTGCTGCGATCGCTTTCCTTTCGAGCAGGGGATGAGCTTTTAACCACGAATCATGAATATAATGCCTGCCGTAATGCGCTGGATTTTGTGGCGGCGACCTGGGGGGCAAAGGTGGTGGTGGCGGAGATTCCCTTTCCGCTGGATAGCGATGAATCGTTTGGTGCATCTTCGGCTGAGCAGATGACCCAACAGATCTCTGAGCAAATGACGGCAGCGGTGATGGCACGCCTCACAGAAAGAACGCGGCTCGTCCTGGTGGATCATGTGACGAGTCAAACCGGATTGATTTTCCCGATTCGATCGCTGGCTCAGCAGCTTCGCGCTTTGGGAATTGATTTGCTGGTAGATGGGGCACACGCACCGGGCATGGTGCCACTAAACCTGAAGGAATTAGGGGTAACATACTACACAGGGAATTGTCATAAGTGGCTATGTGCTCCTAAGGGTGCTGCCTTCCTCTACGTCCGTGCAGAAAAGCAGTCTCTCATTCGTCCGCTCGTCATCAGTCATGGTGCCAATTCAGTTCGGACAGACCGATCGCGCTTTCATTTGGAATTTGACTGGACGGGGACTGCCGATCCAACGCCCTATTGCTGCGTAGCAGACGCGATCGAGTTTTTCAATTCCCTTGTACCACAAGGCTGGAATGGCGTAATGGCTCACAATCATCAGATGGTGATCCAGGCACGTCAAATCCTCTGTGATGCGCTGCGGGTGTCGTCTCCCTGCCCGGAATCTCTGCTGGGTTCGATGGCTTCGATTCCCCTACCCAAGGGCTTTGCACCGGAGCTACAGCGGCAGCTCTTCGATCGCTTTGGGATTGAGGTACCGCTGATTCCCTGGCAGACCTATTCTGGTCAGAACAAATCTCAGTATGGCGATCGGCTGGTTCGGATTTCGGCACAGCTTTACAACAGTCTGGCGGACTACCATCGTCTGGCTGAGGCGTTGCTGACCCTGCTAGCAGAAGCTAACCGATCCTCCGTCCAGTTGGCTCAGGGAATTGACTTAGAGAATTGA
- a CDS encoding ABC transporter permease has translation MPQVVQKVTRRKLNHKETQRRSQQQQFGLDKPVVQQYFLWLRQVVTRLDFGVSFAYAQRPVTEILWERIPALLTLLLASALSFFVIQLSPGNFLDNLRQNPQISEETLKQFQQQFGLDKPVVQQYFLWLRQVVTRLDFGVSFAYAQRPVTEILWERIPATLLLSLASLFITWTIAIPMGIVGAVKQNQGIDRFLRVISYLGQGLPTLITGLLLLYFAQITSPLFPVGGMTSIDHADLTPIGKILDIAWHMILPTLALSITSFAGLQRIMRGELLDVLRQDYIQTARAKGLPENRVIYVHALRNAVNPLITLLGFEFAGLLGGAFITENYFNWPGLGKLILQAVQAKDLYLVMASLMMGAFLLILGNLLADLLLKVVDPRIKLTEMN, from the coding sequence TTGCCGCAGGTTGTCCAGAAAGTTACCCGGCGAAAGCTGAATCACAAAGAAACTCAGCGCCGAAGCCAGCAGCAGCAGTTTGGGCTGGATAAGCCAGTGGTGCAGCAGTATTTCCTGTGGCTGCGGCAGGTGGTTACGCGGCTCGATTTTGGCGTTAGCTTTGCCTATGCCCAGCGTCCGGTAACGGAGATCCTGTGGGAGCGGATTCCGGCGTTGCTGACGCTGCTGCTGGCTTCGGCGCTGAGTTTCTTTGTGATTCAGCTTTCGCCGGGTAACTTTCTGGACAACCTGCGGCAAAATCCCCAAATTTCAGAGGAAACCCTGAAGCAGTTTCAGCAGCAGTTTGGGCTGGATAAGCCAGTGGTGCAGCAGTATTTCCTGTGGCTGCGGCAGGTGGTTACGCGGCTCGATTTTGGCGTTAGCTTTGCCTATGCCCAGCGTCCGGTAACGGAGATCCTGTGGGAGCGGATTCCGGCGACTCTGCTGCTGTCGCTTGCCTCTCTGTTCATCACTTGGACGATCGCAATTCCAATGGGCATCGTGGGGGCAGTGAAGCAAAACCAGGGAATCGATCGCTTTCTGCGGGTGATTAGCTATCTGGGGCAGGGACTTCCGACGCTGATTACAGGACTGCTGCTGCTGTACTTCGCGCAGATTACGTCGCCGCTGTTTCCGGTGGGGGGAATGACCAGTATTGACCATGCGGATCTAACGCCGATCGGCAAAATTCTCGATATCGCGTGGCATATGATTCTGCCCACCCTGGCACTCAGTATTACCAGCTTTGCCGGACTTCAGCGCATTATGCGAGGTGAACTGCTGGACGTGCTGCGGCAGGATTACATTCAGACGGCACGGGCGAAGGGTCTGCCGGAAAATCGCGTCATTTATGTCCATGCGCTGCGGAATGCCGTCAACCCTCTGATCACGCTGCTTGGCTTTGAGTTTGCAGGACTGCTCGGCGGTGCGTTTATTACTGAAAACTACTTCAACTGGCCCGGTCTGGGTAAGCTGATCCTGCAAGCGGTACAGGCAAAGGATCTCTATCTAGTCATGGCAAGCCTGATGATGGGTGCATTTCTGCTCATCCTAGGCAATTTACTCGCCGATCTGCTGTTGAAGGTCGTCGATCCGCGCATTAAGCTGACGGAGATGAATTAA
- the proC gene encoding pyrroline-5-carboxylate reductase, translating to MSVQFGIIGGGVMGEALLSRLLVKGLYQPSAVLVSEPQPQRREFLQAQYGVSVTGDNQAIVNAAPTVLLAIKPQVFDAVTAGLQQSSQPQVILSILAGVPISRLEAAFPGQPVIRAMPNTPATVGAGVTALVGGQHTQPNHLQQAKEIFAAVGEVAEVPESLMDAVTGLSGSGPGYVAVMIEALIDGGVAVGLPRSIATQLAIQTVRGTAELLQNTGMHPAELKDRVTSPGGTTIAGIAQLEQAGIRSALIEAVRAACRRSQELGQ from the coding sequence TTGTCTGTTCAATTTGGCATTATTGGCGGCGGGGTAATGGGGGAAGCCTTGTTATCCCGTCTTTTGGTGAAAGGACTCTATCAGCCCTCCGCAGTGCTGGTGAGTGAACCGCAACCTCAGCGTCGGGAGTTTCTCCAGGCTCAATACGGGGTAAGCGTAACGGGGGATAATCAGGCGATCGTAAATGCAGCTCCCACAGTTTTGCTGGCGATCAAGCCGCAGGTCTTCGATGCAGTGACAGCGGGTTTGCAGCAGTCGTCCCAGCCGCAGGTGATTCTGTCGATTCTGGCGGGGGTTCCGATATCGCGCTTGGAAGCTGCCTTTCCGGGGCAGCCTGTGATTCGTGCCATGCCCAATACACCTGCTACAGTGGGGGCAGGAGTGACGGCGCTCGTAGGGGGACAGCATACCCAGCCCAACCATCTACAGCAGGCAAAGGAAATTTTTGCGGCGGTCGGGGAAGTAGCAGAAGTCCCAGAATCGCTGATGGATGCCGTTACGGGACTATCTGGATCGGGTCCAGGCTATGTCGCAGTAATGATCGAAGCCCTGATCGATGGCGGCGTGGCAGTCGGATTACCGCGATCGATCGCGACTCAGCTTGCAATTCAAACCGTGCGTGGAACTGCGGAACTGCTGCAAAACACGGGGATGCATCCTGCTGAACTGAAGGATCGCGTCACCAGTCCGGGGGGCACAACCATTGCGGGAATCGCTCAACTAGAACAGGCGGGCATTCGCTCTGCGCTGATTGAAGCGGTCAGGGCTGCCTGTCGGCGATCGCAGGAACTTGGACAGTAA
- a CDS encoding cell division protein SepF, translated as MNSIFAKLKDFVGLNEPVDEYDYEYREEEGDEYRNLYQEEHPQPVQEEEPRRRRIRERLSNEGVGSAMSNVIGMPGAANGMSEVVVMEPRTFEEMPQAIRALRERKSVVLNLAIMDPDQAQRAVDFVAGGTYAIDGHQERIGESIFLFTPNCVQVSTQVGGTNDLTGGMPQPRVSRPMAPTPAWTTEQVRMA; from the coding sequence GTGAATAGCATCTTTGCAAAGCTGAAGGATTTTGTTGGGCTGAACGAACCTGTTGATGAGTACGATTACGAATATAGAGAGGAGGAGGGCGACGAGTATCGCAACCTCTATCAGGAAGAGCATCCCCAGCCCGTGCAGGAAGAAGAGCCGAGACGGCGACGCATTCGTGAACGACTATCTAATGAAGGAGTAGGATCTGCTATGAGTAACGTGATTGGAATGCCCGGTGCAGCAAACGGAATGTCTGAAGTGGTGGTCATGGAACCGCGCACCTTTGAAGAGATGCCTCAGGCAATTCGGGCGCTTCGTGAGCGCAAGTCGGTGGTTTTGAATCTGGCGATCATGGACCCCGATCAGGCACAGCGGGCAGTCGATTTCGTTGCAGGCGGCACCTATGCGATCGACGGTCATCAAGAGCGGATTGGAGAAAGCATTTTTCTGTTCACTCCGAACTGTGTTCAGGTTAGCACCCAGGTTGGCGGTACCAACGACCTGACGGGCGGTATGCCTCAGCCTCGCGTTTCCCGTCCGATGGCTCCCACGCCTGCCTGGACGACCGAGCAAGTTCGGATGGCGTAG
- a CDS encoding YggS family pyridoxal phosphate-dependent enzyme: MNPIAARLNEIRSALPAEVRLIAVTKQVPIAAMRLAYEAGVRDFGESKIQEAATKQESLQDLPDITWHLIGHLQSNKAAKALQQFQWIHSIDSLKLAQRLDQLAADQKVKPQVCLQVKLVPDPSKFGWTTDELFADLPLLDQCRNLDIKGLMVIPPYGLPAAETKAVFDRARELAQEIQQQGWSHLQMKELSMGMSDDYPLAVGAGSTMIRLGRTLFGDRPPTA, encoded by the coding sequence GTGAATCCTATTGCAGCCCGTCTTAATGAAATTCGTTCAGCTCTTCCTGCGGAGGTCAGGCTCATTGCTGTCACAAAGCAGGTACCGATCGCTGCCATGCGGCTCGCCTACGAAGCCGGGGTACGAGATTTTGGTGAAAGTAAAATTCAGGAAGCGGCAACCAAACAGGAGAGCCTGCAAGATTTACCGGATATTACCTGGCATCTCATTGGCCACCTCCAGAGCAACAAAGCAGCAAAGGCTTTACAGCAGTTTCAGTGGATTCATTCGATCGACAGTTTAAAGCTGGCGCAGCGGCTCGATCAGCTTGCAGCAGACCAGAAGGTTAAGCCTCAGGTTTGCCTACAAGTAAAGCTGGTACCTGATCCCAGCAAATTTGGTTGGACGACGGATGAACTCTTTGCCGATCTGCCGCTGCTAGATCAATGCCGAAATCTCGACATCAAGGGTCTAATGGTGATCCCACCCTACGGATTGCCTGCCGCAGAGACAAAAGCAGTGTTCGATCGTGCCCGTGAGCTTGCACAGGAGATTCAACAGCAGGGCTGGTCCCATCTGCAAATGAAGGAACTATCGATGGGGATGTCGGACGACTACCCTTTAGCAGTAGGGGCGGGATCAACCATGATCCGATTGGGACGCACCTTATTTGGCGATCGCCCTCCCACAGCCTAG